The sequence CGGTGAGTAATAtgctgataaaaatattaaaagcccTAAATAAATCTATCAAGAATGATCTATTTAGATTTTTACATCCGGGCGTTGCTGACAAAGGCAATTATTCAATGTTTGAAATGGTACGCCCAATACCACCACCTGGTAGTTTACCATCGTTTTATCCAAATGATTCTTATCGAACACATGAAAGAACTttggtaaatattgtttttagttaatctttttttaaaatataacatcagCATAAGGGAGTTATATTGATTAGATTCCTGGAGGTCCGATTGCACCAATAAAAAAAGATGATATACCACCTGTTGAAACTGCTTGGGAAAGAGGATTACGTCAAGCTAAAGAGGTAAAGAGAAtacttttattcataatatgaaaCTGTAGAAtagtaattaaatgaaaaaataattctcaaattaaatatttatattgcataatattagatacttaaaaagtctaataaaaaaaaagaaactgatATTgactttgaagaaaaaaaaatgaacttaaCATCAAATCAAGAAGAAGTAGAAAAAGAAAATGATTACTATGCGCAGCGTCCAACAAGTCCAACTGCTTCACCTGCACTAAGCCCTCCTATAGAAAGattgttagtaaaaaaaaaaaaaaaaattaagttattttattttatttatttattttttttttataatagcaaACCTGATTTAGAAGCTCGGCATCATAGGGGTCCTCTTCCAGATGCTTATGTGGATGAATTTATGCCACCACAAGTAGATTTTTACCATCATCGACCAGAATTTTGGCCTCCCCATCATGGTCGTCCTTTACCACATTTTCCTCCTGGACATCCAATTGATTTTCATGCTCCTCCACGAAGAAATCCATATTATCCATATCCACCACCTGAACCTTATTATCATCCAGGTTTGAAACCTCACCATCGAGGTTTGCCTCCTAAGTACCCTCCTAATAGAGAAGTAATAATGCAGCGCTCTGAAAAATCATACaggtatgatattttatttatttaaatttttttataactatatataaatataataaattaattgtagtccTCAACCTTCTGGTCATCGTAATAGAAGAGATAGGTCATCAAGTCGACCACGAAGAGGAGATGATTGGTCTGATCCATGGATGAGATCTAAATCACCTGGAGGTCGATCTAAACTTAGAGGAAGAAAGAAGTCTTATTCTTCTCATTCTTCATTCTCATCATCGaggtactaaataattttaatattttatctactaaATGACATTTTATAGTAATGTTAACAGATCCAGCAGTAGTTCAAGTAACTCAAGTTATAGCTCACGTAGTCGTTCAAGAGGTAGATCTAattcaattacaaaaaatagGAAGAAAGCACCTCCATTGTCATTTAAAACATCTCCTGGTCGTAAAACTAGTAGAAAGCCAGGTAATTATTGttacattaattctttaaataacTAGGTTTAAAAAATTTGCTTAAATTCTTAGttgataacatattttatacttagtaatcagtatattttagttattatattgttttggtatatattttagcatattGACATTGTTTACTGATGTTCATGTAtgaattaaagtttaaagtagataattgttgttaatttgtgttaaatgatatattttttagatttatcaaataactaatttactaagtttaagttcaaaataaatcctagcatttaataaataataactaaagttatatttcatattcattgtttattttacaagtattgtttttatatttatagtaaatataaaaccaaaataatattttgcaaaaataattgTCTCGTGcgtttgttatattaatttaaaatgctattttaattaatattagtgttttttaataattgtatacatgccatcactaatttttattttagagagAAATCCTTCTCCAGATGCATTTGACAAAAAACCAATGAGTCGATCAATGAATCCCCCAGTGCCAACTAATAGATGGTCTGTTTCTCCAACTAATACACCAGCTTCTATACAGCCTGTACAGAGGTAgactatattttttactgtatatttttataaaatattatattataacattattttagagCCAGACAAATGCCAATGCCACCTAGGTTTGCAGTAAATAAATCAAGCGGAGTTAAGTCTCCAGCTACTACTCATACCTCTTCATCTTCATCAAGCAGTGAATCAGCCTCTGGATCAGGTTCTTCAGAATCTTCTGACTCGAGTGGTTCAGAATCTTCATCTGAAGGAGGAAgtccaaaacaaaaaaaactaggATTGTCTCCCaataaattgcttaaaaaaaaagtatatataaacatacaagataattgtaaatatttatgtaattatcaatattgtttAGATGCAGAAAGCagaaatgaaattaaataagaagAAAATGGCAGCTCCAATCGTCCCTCCAgttaaaaaaggtaaaatatatatatatatattaaaagttcaagaattaaattatagctattttaacattttttagaaaaatcaattTCTCAAGGAAAAAAGAGATCATTAGAATCCGATAATGATGATACTAAAAGTTCTTCTCCTCCAAGAGTAAGTACTTTCATATTATGCAACATTTTAGAATACTTCATCTGCATGTAtagtcataattcataaatgtaaACATAGAAATGCATTCAGCATAACCAATTTTTgcattattaactttaattttaaagtaaattacctattatcaaacttaggtataaatattacttagaaCACCTCAAGCATTTATagacatttcaattttaaaaagacttaaatattgtttacattgtagtataaaaactaaatacaatcCCGCATAAATTTA is a genomic window of Rhopalosiphum padi isolate XX-2018 chromosome 4, ASM2088224v1, whole genome shotgun sequence containing:
- the LOC132930730 gene encoding zinc finger CCCH domain-containing protein 18 isoform X4 gives rise to the protein MESDNSTNSDDSQSNNSSPSASPETVTREQSVSGSPSASSHNSAPQSPDNNSSGSQSIDNAIQSPEQDNDDDEDDDDPQSPDSSSSKSKSPIVEPCSPEHQQNDEPQSPSSESSSSSRVSSTAGSPDRNSHSRPSSKVSSRSNESDKETKEPHDNYLSDVSDEDSMDNINDDNASQKSAKEWKSDNDTHSPSKEIVIPVNGHNNVDAKIEPNVVNDPEEPLDFEAEDGEDGECDEPKPVKDETEVEEEKEPEELEEGEVSDEGEHRPEETEPRPICRFYSRGQCTWGASCRFLHPGVADKGNYSMFEMVRPIPPPGSLPSFYPNDSYRTHERTLIPGGPIAPIKKDDIPPVETAWERGLRQAKEILKKSNKKKETDIDFEEKKMNLTSNQEEVEKENDYYAQRPTSPTASPALSPPIERFKPDLEARHHRGPLPDAYVDEFMPPQVDFYHHRPEFWPPHHGRPLPHFPPGHPIDFHAPPRRNPYYPYPPPEPYYHPGLKPHHRGLPPKYPPNREVIMQRSEKSYSPQPSGHRNRRDRSSSRPRRGDDWSDPWMRSKSPGGRSKLRGRKKSYSSHSSFSSSRSSSSSSNSSYSSRSRSRGRSNSITKNRKKAPPLSFKTSPGRKTSRKPERNPSPDAFDKKPMSRSMNPPVPTNRWSVSPTNTPASIQPVQRARQMPMPPRFAVNKSSGVKSPATTHTSSSSSSSESASGSGSSESSDSSGSESSSEGGSPKQKKLGLSPNKLLKKKMQKAEMKLNKKKMAAPIVPPVKKEKSISQGKKRSLESDNDDTKSSSPPRKKGGAAPSRREELLKQLKAVEDAIARKKSKVAL
- the LOC132930730 gene encoding zinc finger CCCH domain-containing protein 18 isoform X2, which encodes MESDNSTNSDDSQSNNSSPSASPETVTREQSVSGSPSASSHNSAPQSPDNNSSGSQSIDNAIQSPEQDNDDDEDDDDPQSPDSSSSKSKSPIVEPCSPEHQQNDEPQSPSSESSSSSRVSSTAGSPDRNSHSRPSSKVSSRSNESDKETKEPHDNYLSDVSDEDSMDNINDDNASQKSAKEWKSDNDTHSPSKEIVIPVNGHNNVDAKIEPNVVNDPEEPLDFEAEDGEDGECDEPKPVKDETEVEEEKEPEELEEGEVSDEGEHRPEETEPRPICRFYSRGQCTWGASCRFLHPGVADKGNYSMFEMVRPIPPPGSLPSFYPNDSYRTHERTLIPGGPIAPIKKDDIPPVETAWERGLRQAKEILKKSNKKKETDIDFEEKKMNLTSNQEEVEKENDYYAQRPTSPTASPALSPPIERFKPDLEARHHRGPLPDAYVDEFMPPQVDFYHHRPEFWPPHHGRPLPHFPPGHPIDFHAPPRRNPYYPYPPPEPYYHPGLKPHHRGLPPKYPPNREVIMQRSEKSYSPQPSGHRNRRDRSSSRPRRGDDWSDPWMRSKSPGGRSKLRGRKKSYSSHSSFSSSSNVNRSSSSSSNSSYSSRSRSRGRSNSITKNRKKAPPLSFKTSPGRKTSRKPERNPSPDAFDKKPMSRSMNPPVPTNRWSVSPTNTPASIQPVQRARQMPMPPRFAVNKSSGVKSPATTHTSSSSSSSESASGSGSSESSDSSGSESSSEGGSPKQKKLGLSPNKLLKKKMQKAEMKLNKKKMAAPIVPPVKKEKSISQGKKRSLESDNDDTKSSSPPRKKGGAAPSRREELLKQLKAVEDAIARKKSKVAL
- the LOC132930730 gene encoding zinc finger CCCH domain-containing protein 18 isoform X1; translation: MESDNSTNSDDSQSNNSSPSASPETVTREQSVSGSPSASSHNSAPQSPDNNSSGSQSIDNAIQSPEQDNDDDEDDDDPQSPDSSSSKSKSPIVEPCSPEHQQNDEPQSPSSESSSSSRVSSTAGSPDRNSHSRPSSKVSSRSNESDKETKEPHDNYLSDVSDEDSMDNINDDNASQKSAKEWKSDNDTHSPSKEIVIPVNGHNNVDAKIEPNVVNDPEEPLDFEAEDGEDGECDEPKPVKDETEVEEEKEPEELEEGEVSDEGEHRPEETEPRPICRFYSRGQCTWGASCRFLHPGVADKGNYSMFEMVRPIPPPGSLPSFYPNDSYRTHERTLIPGGPIAPIKKDDIPPVETAWERGLRQAKEILKKSNKKKETDIDFEEKKMNLTSNQEEVEKENDYYAQRPTSPTASPALSPPIERFKPDLEARHHRGPLPDAYVDEFMPPQVDFYHHRPEFWPPHHGRPLPHFPPGHPIDFHAPPRRNPYYPYPPPEPYYHPGLKPHHRGLPPKYPPNREVIMQRSEKSYSPQPSGHRNRRDRSSSRPRRGDDWSDPWMRSKSPGGRSKLRGRKKSYSSHSSFSSSSNVNRSSSSSSNSSYSSRSRSRGRSNSITKNRKKAPPLSFKTSPGRKTSRKPERNPSPDAFDKKPMSRSMNPPVPTNRWSVSPTNTPASIQPVQRARQMPMPPRFAVNKSSGVKSPATTHTSSSSSSSESASGSGSSESSDSSGSESSSEGGSPKQKKLGLSPNKLLKKKMQKAEMKLNKKKMAAPIVPPVKKEKSISQGKKRSLESDNDDTKSSSPPRKKGGAAPSRREELLKQLKAVEDAIARKKSKVALRCE
- the LOC132930730 gene encoding zinc finger CCCH domain-containing protein 18 isoform X3 is translated as MESDNSTNSDDSQSNNSSPSASPETVTREQSVSGSPSASSHNSAPQSPDNNSSGSQSIDNAIQSPEQDNDDDEDDDDPQSPDSSSSKSKSPIVEPCSPEHQQNDEPQSPSSESSSSSRVSSTAGSPDRNSHSRPSSKVSSRSNESDKETKEPHDNYLSDVSDEDSMDNINDDNASQKSAKEWKSDNDTHSPSKEIVIPVNGHNNVDAKIEPNVVNDPEEPLDFEAEDGEDGECDEPKPVKDETEVEEEKEPEELEEGEVSDEGEHRPEETEPRPICRFYSRGQCTWGASCRFLHPGVADKGNYSMFEMVRPIPPPGSLPSFYPNDSYRTHERTLIPGGPIAPIKKDDIPPVETAWERGLRQAKEILKKSNKKKETDIDFEEKKMNLTSNQEEVEKENDYYAQRPTSPTASPALSPPIERFKPDLEARHHRGPLPDAYVDEFMPPQVDFYHHRPEFWPPHHGRPLPHFPPGHPIDFHAPPRRNPYYPYPPPEPYYHPGLKPHHRGLPPKYPPNREVIMQRSEKSYSPQPSGHRNRRDRSSSRPRRGDDWSDPWMRSKSPGGRSKLRGRKKSYSSHSSFSSSRSSSSSSNSSYSSRSRSRGRSNSITKNRKKAPPLSFKTSPGRKTSRKPERNPSPDAFDKKPMSRSMNPPVPTNRWSVSPTNTPASIQPVQRARQMPMPPRFAVNKSSGVKSPATTHTSSSSSSSESASGSGSSESSDSSGSESSSEGGSPKQKKLGLSPNKLLKKKMQKAEMKLNKKKMAAPIVPPVKKEKSISQGKKRSLESDNDDTKSSSPPRKKGGAAPSRREELLKQLKAVEDAIARKKSKVALRCE